The genome window AGAAGTTTAAGAATGAAATCTGTTTATGTACAATCTTACAATGTCATGCAAACATTCTCAACTCTTGCACCACACACCATGCAATGAAGCCACTTTTGGGATGTACAAATGGCAGCATGTAGCATCTCTTCACACTACCACATCCTTCAgctacatttgtttgtttgtagtgTGCCAGCATCAGGACAAACAAACGATAACAGGACTAAAAGTTGAACACCCTTGCAACCAAAGCACATTATAGGCATGGCACTGTTACACTgaagtaaatacatacacacacaattatagatgttatgcatatatatatatatatatatatatatatatatatatatatatatatatatatatatatatatatatatatatatatatatgcaactaAGTATATAAACAAGTCATATCAAagagacaatttgggttcaggacaggatggtCATGTATGttgaacttattaagcttctactcgagagtaataaaaggactggaaaacagagatggatgggtggacacagtatacctggacataaaaaaaggtttttgataaagtccctcatggaagactactttggaaactagagaacaaaggaggactgcaaggaactttgttagaatggacaagggattatttgaaggacaaggAGATGAAAAGTGTGATCAGAGATTCATACTCATCTTAGGATAAAGTAgcaagcggagtgccacaagggtcagtgatAGCCTCCactatgtttcagatttatgtaaacgacatttaCAATGGGATAAATagttacattaatttatttgctgatgatgcaaagttgttaagagttatcaaaataaGGGAGGATTGTttactgttacaggaagatataaacaagatctatgagtggagtaagaagtggaagagatgtcacataatggaactagaataaagcaaaagaagaccTGTATAGAATTatatgatgggagaggaacaaataaagaggaaagatctgggagtgattatacaggaaaatctaaaccctcaaaaaacacataagcaagatatttagataagcatataaaatgttgactaatataagaatggcatttcaattcatagacaaagatatgatgaaaaaaatcattacaagcatgatatgtccaaagttggaatatgcagctgtggtatggtctccgagctctacaAAAGATGTAAGTAGATCAGAACGGATACAGACGATTACTACAAAGGTGGTGCCGgcactaaaggacctaacatatgaagaacggctgaaggaaatgggactaccaaccttacaagatagaagagaacgaggagacctaataacaatatacaagatagtcaatgccTGCATTGAAAAGATACtcatagacaaggaagacctggtgctggtgacaaaagttagaaggacaagaggtcatgtaaagaagatcaggatgaggcagtatgtgaaggatattggaaaatacagttttccacacagagcagtggagaagtggaatgcattgaataatgaagttgttacggcacataatgtgcataactttaagaaaaaattggataaatagaGTCatgaagacaggacactatgagccccgctcaaaccctgtacaacacaactaggtaatacacacacacacacacacacacacacacacacacacacacacacacacacacacacacacacacacacacacttactcaccTCTAGAGTAGTTATCAAAGGCAAGGACGGTCATGAAGAGCAGTGCCAGACCCAGACCAGCATTCCTTACAGGGTGGTACATGTAGGCCCTCCAGGCACTCCAGGCAACTGCAAGGCGCTCCATGGCCCGGCTCATGCCCTGCCCCTCCCGCCGCCTCTGACGCTCCACCCCCACATCAGGTAACTCTTGGCTGCTTCTATCTCCTTCAGTCCCtttgttctcttctccttctccactcctcccctcattgcttacctgtgtgtgtgtgtgtgtgtgtgtgtgtgtgtgtgtgtgtgtgtgtgtgtgtgtgtgtgtgtgtgtgtgtgtgtgtgtgtgtgtgtgtgcaggaagaACGGCACAATTTCAATTACAATCTCTCTTTGAACAGACACATAGTCAACACACAAGCAGTAATCACCACATTGGCACATTTCACACACCTCTCCCTTGGACTTCTGCAGGTGTGGATTGGAgtagaagaggtggtggaggaggccaTACTCCACCAGGAGGGAGCCCACATTCCAGGCGGCAATGACAATGCCACCCACCATCAGACCGAAGGAAGTCATCACTGCACCCACGATGACCGGCGCCAGCACCTCGGTACTCAGGTCTACAGTTCTCAGCACACTGTTCATTCCTGAGGGAGAAGACACAGAAAAATTTTAATTCATTTcattaggaaggaagggaaaggcagCATCAACTGTTCCTACCACAACAAAGAAGTGACACATATTCCATTACATTACAGAAATTTGTGGAGACTCACTTGCCAGTTGAGTTTTATCTCGACCACAGATGACAAGGATCCAGTCCTTCTCAATGGCCAGCTTGGAGCCCAGCGTGCCAATCTGTGCCACACACGCTGTGAGGATCACCCCAGCCTGTGGTGGttcataaacatacacacatcatACAGCCCCATCATCTGTTCTGCTCTATAGTAATGTTGTTATCTAAGAACAACCAACTTTCATAAAAagattcactatttcaatattACCTAAGACTCTTCATACCTATTATATGAGTCACATTATATTCAGAGGAGCTTCAGTGCTTTTAATTTAGCTTTTCATTTTCAAATGCTCATGACAATGGTCTACAGACTACCTAGATTCTAGATCAAGGGctctcaatatttttctcaCTAAGAACCAagtgagttataagaccatttaCCTGAgcccccagtaatctgacatcaaaCAGAATGCTAATCTAGTGACTGACATTAACTCAAAATGCAATGGTATATAGCAAAGAATACTATATGATCAGCCTTCTAAGTgcccctggaaatcttgtgaaccctGGGGGTTTGCAAACCCCAGGATAAGAATCCCTGATCTAGAAAGATGCTGGAAATTTAACAtcctacaaaaataataataataataaaaaattgcTTTACATCCCACAAAaagctgtttttccttttcttcattatctcaacttttcttcctcaacctgtctgtcttccttcccatccttcatGTAGGTAATCTTTATGACCAACACTGTTGCAGCACTTGTCGCTGCAAATGATGCACTATTCAGGTTGTTCTTACATTTGCTTGTGAATAATTGAAATGAAATTTACCCAGGAGCAGCTGGGACATCAGCAAGATGCAGCTTCCCATCTTCATGAAAtctttgctttttcattatcaatTACTGGGCCTGGGAAACACAACAGGTAAGAATACCAGCTAATGTTTTGCTCACAGGCTTACCTCACCCAGCACCAGTGCCCATCCATCCCATGCTCTGAAGAGGTCTGGAGAGGAGGTGATGAGCACCAGAAGTGCAGCACACAAGCACACCATCAGGTTCTGCACACTCAGACTCAGTTGCGCCGCTCGGAGCCGTGACGTACGATCTACCCAGCGGCCGACGGGAGCCCCCAGGACAATGACTGTGAGTGCCAGCGCTGCTCCATAGATAGCGGCAAGACGCAGTGACCCTGGAGTGacctgtaagaaaaaaaagtactttgATGGTTGTATTTTACTGTTTTAACATCTTTCTGTGGACTATAAGCATATATTTATATAGAATTAAGCCATATTTCATAaagttatttttgttaataactCTGTAATAGATTCTGTTATAAAACCAAGCtaaagaaaaccaaaagaaagaagcagCAAAGGAAGCATACCACACCTCAAGCAGAAAGATTCCTCCCGCAAACATCCACATCCGGTCACCCCacgaggagaggaagtgtgAAGCGTACACCTGCAGCCGCTCATTGAAGCagtggcagcaccaccaccgttcctcctcctccccctccccctccacacctgcaccacaaaacacacagttACAACCTAAGCGTTCACGGAGAAAACGTCGTGATGACACAATGTTACGGTGGCAGGTTGTGGTGGCTGTGTCAGTGCAGTGGTAACTTGAGTGTTGAGAATTTTTGGTGGAGGCCACTACTAATGAGGAAGTGATGCTCAGACAGCCTTGAGAGAAGATGACAATGACTGGTAAGAGTTTTACTGGTTGCTGGGCAGCTGTGGGCAAAGGTGTAGGTGGTGGGTGTGCAATAAAATCTTGGCAAATTTAGTAATATCTTTTAGAATATCATTCATATTGGCAAGAATCAGATAGTTAAATATTACAGGTACAGAACATTGATCTGTTTTACAAATAACTGAGTCACTTCTACCAGGGTTTTTCAAGAGTAATCTCACTATATtgctaagataaaaaaaaaaatacattaagagATACCACTAAATTTGACATGTAATGTTATGACAGCCTGTACTTCCATGATTTCCATTTTAGAGTTTGTCACTTCCCTCTTGGGCTATATACCCACCAAAGCACAGAAAAATAGATCTAAGTTGGACAAATTCTTAGCTAATGGAAGGCTTTGCCAGGCTGGGAACAAAGCCTTTCACCAGATTAGAGGGTAGTGCCTTAAACATCAGGATGGTAATGATTGCCCAAGGTCACTTTAATTGTGGCTTTTGAAGTCCCAGTCACTAAACTAACATATATAACATATCAACAATAAAACGGTAGTCTCTTCTTTCATAAACTACAAAGCAATCAAGGCTGTGATCTATTGACAGTCCCAAGTCAGCACTCACCCTTCCCTGTGGCTCCTCCACTACCCCCAGCATCATCACAAACTGTCGAATTGCCTTTCTCTTCTGTGTCCaagccaccacctccctccccctcccctagACCACTAGAGGGGCATGGTGCCACAGCTGCCACCCTGCTCCTGGAGGTATCACCAGACGTGTCTTCAGTTCCTGCCACATTCACCTTGGGGCACTCCATCACTGCTTCACCTGATGTAGCTGTCATCCCTCATCATATGACCAAAGCCTCAGTCACCTGTaatttttaaggaaaaattattcTTTTTGCAAATATTTTGGTATTTGTCTAGTACCAGTACTAATTCACTCCTACCTTCATAACTTGTCTCAGCGTCTAGTATTCCTTGTGCTGAGCATTTTGAGCCCCATGCATGTGTCGTAAGTTAATACTTTATAATAACACTGTCCTATAATTACAGAGTATAGAACCTTGGAGCACACTCTTGAAAAGCTCTGAAACCCAGACATGAGTTACATCTTGGCTCATGTAGCCAGTGCACATCGGTTGCATGCCTTAATACAGCATTTGTATTAACCACGAGATTTCTTAAAGAAACCGGTTTTCCAATAGTTATCCTTCAATACTCTTGTCCATTTGGGCCCTTCTTTTATGAGACGCAATGACATTATTTTACATTACATCCACTCTCCTTCCATAGTTCTgttctcttgttattcttcataacaGTGATGTGGTCCTAAAATTCTTAACACAAATATCTTCTTGATGATCACGTGTTATAACTTACTTATCCACCAAAGCGGGCACCCAGTAGACCCAGCAGTCTCTAATCTAGCACTACACTAGACTGGTTGAGCTTGTCACTCCCACGGGACACAAATGTTGGGCAGTGAAGGTCATGGCGGCTTGCACAATGCGAACCATGGGCCTCCCCTTGCCTCACGCATTGGAGGCGGCACGGGTACCCAAGACGTGTTTACTGTTTACTGTTGTGTTCGATTCCTCTGCTCGGACCTAAAGGTTTATAACAAATTTACCACGGATCTTGTTGAAGATTaagatgattatttttttttttagtccctACAAGACCGCTGTATTATCCAAATAGCCGATGTATATCATGTCACAATACAACCAGTGAGAACAGATAACATTCTCCTTGATTATCTCTCGACTTTTCATGGTCACGGCCAACTTTCATAATCTGACATTATTCTTGAGCGCATCACAGATAAATACCAAGGTAAACAtgaatagttagatagatacatacatacatatacatatagtaTTCCTCATTCGCTCACTTTAAGGAACACAAGAGAGCTATGAAAAGGTTGCACACATATGTATGGCTAGCATACAGGTGACCATTCTCGCGATGATATCGCCATAATTTATCTCGATAACGATATCATGCCACTCTGTACCTCACCACAGCTGTACTGTACGTCAGTATGCTGTGTGTATGAAGAGAACTTTGTGTAAAACTTTATTAAACAATGTTCATGGCCAGTTGTTGCATACCTGATGGTCCCTGTATATGAGTTGTCTATATAATTCTATCGCATGTGGGTCTATATATCATTATCTTTCACTAGTAAGTCGTTTATATAATTCTCTTTCGCTAGTAAGTCGTTTATATAATTCTCTTTCGCACGTGTTCTATACAATCTCTCGCATGTAGTCTTCGTAATTCACTTCAAGGTTTGTCATGGGGGCGGGTGCCGGGTGGCGCGGGTCATTAGGCCATGGCATGAAGGGCGTGGCCCGCGAGTAGGGCTGGCTAGGAACTGGTTCTGCTTTAATGATTCCACATGAATACAGATGGTACAGATACGCATGAGTTACAAATCACAAATAGTGTACTATAATATAGTGCTTATCTATAAGAATATTATTTAGGAATCCTTGCAAATGCCAGAATTTACAGATGAACGAAGTAAAGTATAATACAATCATGTGTACTGCAGGCAGTCTTGTCTACATTATTCAAAGAAATTACACGAATAATATATAAAAGTTCGTTCATACTGGTCATTGGCCAATAGCAGGCACCGATTTAGTGTTGCCATATCACCATAATTTCTTTGTGCTTTGATTGGTAGATATCCTATGACATCACAACATAGGGTATTGGtgcacacccaaaccacttaaaacactcaaaactaacccaaaacacactcacaacaccacGCGACACCTCAAAACGTCCCCAATTATACTTAAAACTCACTAAAAACACCCATTATACAGCAAATTCACCCAAAACCACCCAAATACACTCACAAACCGCTTAGAACAATCAAAACTAACCAACAACACACTCAATAAACAAAGGAACACCTCAAAAGGCACCAAACCCACACACGTACAATATTCTCTAGAAAAACCACTATACGCTAaaatcacacccacacacaaaaaccatttaaaacacttaaaactaacataaaacatactcaaaacaccatgcaacacctcaaaatgcaccAAGACACACCTAGAACTccctagaaacacccaatataaaccaaaatcacctccacacaccaaaaccacttacaacactcacCATCATCCCTTACCACACTCAAAAAgccatgcaacacctcacaaTGCCCCAAAACAAACCTAAAACTCGGTAGAAACCCAAATCACACCCCTCCCCCAAACACACAgcttaaaacactaaaaaataaccgcccccccaaaaaaaaaaaaaaaaaaacactcaaaacaccaaagaACCCCTCAAAGTgctccccaaacacactcaagacATGCAAATACTGAAACACATCTCAATCCACATACTCAAGGTACGTAAAATATAACTAAAAGGCCTAAACCACACAAAATGCACCAAAAACATACCCTGTAGCACTACtgaacactcttaaaacaccccaaatatatCCCAAAACCAGAAGTATGTATTATAAAGAAATTAAGATTAGatgggacacttacctaaatattacactttggctccttctcctattacgcctctatttctcatttccttttcatcctcctccattgtttctcctttttccttctattgcttccatctacacgcctgagcctagaaacacataaaaacactagATGTTAGACAAAGTATTGAGGAAATGAcggggtgacttaagtattgtgatTTGGCTGctgctccacttcctcttccctttctctttccttcttccttatcttcctttatttctcctttgttcctccttctgctaccaatatctacacacctgaacctagaaacagacgaaaacacgtagaaatcactaaatattaggcaaaatattgatgaactgtggtgttggaaaagaggcgccagcctggggctatgATTAGTCACTCACTACCTGGGGCTGTGGCCATCAGAGAAAACGGGAacgggggtgactcggctaaattacgtaaataatttgatttaaaaaatgacttttagaaataacgaagccacggccgaatgcataacattttatgacgtgataaatatttaaacaaattttcaaaatatcaaaatatcccCAGCTCAATTAGTTTAAAAAATATGTCTAAATTAATTACGTTAGaagtataaaacattttcaacaaCAACTTTCCTAATACGTCCTagaaagtcaagccattttcacttggagAGTGTTTTAACACATTtcacggagtctgagctatcttttaaggcattctacagcgagttagacctagatgcagaaacgtgagcaaataagttaaagaaaaataagacttttgTTCAACAGCAACAAACAACATTTCAAAGTCCATATATTTCATtgaatagattgatttcacacttaaaagagcataGACAATTCTCTGATACCATAAAGGCCTACTTATAGCTTTAAATAAAAAAGCTCAAAATGGGAAATTGAAatttttgagcgttaaaagcctttaacatacgccacaaaacaccactaaacgctacATATTTGCCCAGTACAGGCGCGAAAAACACTTCAAAtgcaacgaaacatttatagaaaccataaaaatatactgtggaagcgtaatattaccgttaggaaatatttgaaaaaaagtatttgaccccgcAGGCTGCCGGAGAGAGGGTGATGGCTGGGGGGACCACGGGGGGAGGCAGCCCGGAGGCAATACCGGGAACAGCGGTGGCGGGAATCCATATGTTGCCTTTATCCTTTCACCAAGCCCAAATTAAGCCATATAGGGAACTTTTGACCATGGGATATGAAATGAtagactggtggctgcattctgacacatgtttggcttacgataagtgaaggaaacaaatatcagcTCTTAATACTGACGCCTTGTATTTATAATACTCGTTATATCTTTCACCTTTTAATATATGcatactgttttcactctcatatgtaaaggaaacctaaaaataagtgaatggccttataaatacctttaattgatgaaaataaggcagtgtggagggttgtggcgaAGGCTTGATGCTGCTTGAAAACTCGGTAATATATacagcaacacttcacttcacttcacttcccttgtgtgtgtgggtgggggaagtgtgtttacgagtgttttcggtaaataaaagtgtttcttttttttttttagtctttataactgtgtgtgggtttgtgttggtcagtatagcccaccgccaccaccactgccaccacaagaCTGCCGTTTTAACCAGTAGCAGAAGGTTATGTCTGTGAAGGCACTACGTGTCTAAAATAGTATGAATGTCTACGATAACTATCTATTATTAAATCTATTATCAATGAGATACTTTACTTGTAAAAATATCACATAATAATTTACTGGTTATTGTGAGATGTTTCTCttgttatcgtgtccagctttggttatttgtaaaagcagtatatatataaaattgtatCTAGTTGtgcagcgagtgttggcaactccTGCAGGACAAGAAACGAGGTGCTTAATAGGCagactatttcatttttctcagtggtcgatagactgctgatttacctgactgagaccaatttaatcagagaatTGTGATTTATgtgcatatatttattttgtactgtaaatatttcaacaatattatgtatgtaaataaaagtatgaaagtgtgtatgatttCAGTCTTGCGTGATCTGATGAGAATGCTTTCCCTATTCATGTGTATGTGCAATGCGTAGTGATGCCACCCTATGTGCTTGtgagttatccctccctcccccatgccctgacaaaggactatagttttgagataggagtaggatccctgtgtgaatgaagcgtgtatgaAATTGAGTGTGTACATAATGTTAttcaagggaggaagaggaataaacgCTTTTTCGTGCATATTTACgaatttatctacttatctatctgccgacttatccatctgtctgtttatctatcaatctgtccATTTAACTatcaacctatcaaattacctgCTTGTTTATCTAAATATATTCAccttatctacctatcttcaCATAAGCATGCTAATGTTAACAAACTGGCATGGATGGGTGGTGGCAAGAGTGCTTGGTGTCAGGGTGTGGGTGCTGAGGGTGGGGAGTATTAATGAGTTGAGTGCAAGAGTTGATCTGAGTATTCTAAAgctttctttgctttctctggtacactcatgaactccctgcctgcttctgcatttcctttAGAGTTTTACTGAAGTAAGCTAGTCATccttttacattaggaaaatgtaataataatagtaatagtaagctTCAGAAtcagctctttctctctctctctctctctcttgtaaaacCAGTTCACTGATATAATTGAGTAAACActttttacctttgttttaCTAGTTGTGTTGCTCCATCCTGCATAAGACATTTCATCTGGACACAAAAGAATGCAACATTCTCATAagctaaatcacacacacacacacacacacatatacatattgCATAATGTATTGGGATAAATTAGCCATGTTAATACTTCTATCATATATCATGAGCAAGTTTACAACTAACATACttacaatgaaaaaatattatgagaaaaaatgctttctatacatacacatgcataAACTCAGTGTTTAAGGCACATCAAGTATAGTTTACCATGTGGAACTGTGGATATTTGGGATGACTTCAGTGAGGATATTATTATAACAACCAGCCTGCATACTTAGAAGGAAACATTGGACTGACATAGATATGAAGACAAGACACTTTCATGTAAGTGCTCATTTGAACCTTCACTTACAAACTTTGTAGACATTTAAGTGGAAGTGTATTTCAGAACCTAATTATCAAGGAAATCTCCTCTTCAATTTGAGGAAATCTAAGGAAATCTAGCAACCAATAGAACACCTGCCTTGGCAGTCTGTTCACTATATACTTAACTATTGGCATCACAATAAGGGAGTCATCAGAGGTCAACCCTAAACAGTTCTAATCAATAAATTCTCTCAATACACATGCAATTTTAATTAGACTACATCACAACACAGACCAGCTAGGAGCCCcatcctgccctgccctgctagGGTGAATCACAGAcaagtcataaaaaaaaggagtaatttTATTACCACAAGGACCAAGAGTTATGACTCATTTTCTTGTATGCATCTAAGTGGTGAAACATAATTACACAGTAATGACCACATATTCCCAAGTCAAACATTAAGGTTAAGTATGTTCATGTAAATATAAGAAATTGCTTCAGCCCAGTGTTGTGTGGCGCTCACGGCATACAGTGGCGGGACGTGCGACGGCCCTTCCTGTTGCCATGGTGTTCAGTATTATGCATCAAGATGTGTTCTCTGTGTGTTGGTGGGCGTGAGGGTTGTGTTCTTCAGTGTGTGGCGATGAATTGTCTGTTCTCATGCACTTCTtgtataaatatacaaatatttatacacatacatgcacattttcaaaataaaggaataaaaaaacttGAGcaatctcatttctcttccaaaagaaaagaaaaatactaaactATTTCTTATCCAGGTTTACAAATGCCCAGCCCTGACGAGGCGTGGCAGGCGAGGCCACGCACCCCTCACTCCTCGGCGCAGATgggaaaaataacacatttt of Portunus trituberculatus isolate SZX2019 chromosome 32, ASM1759143v1, whole genome shotgun sequence contains these proteins:
- the LOC123511796 gene encoding solute carrier family 40 member 1-like; its protein translation is MTATSGEAVMECPKVNVAGTEDTSGDTSRSRVAAVAPCPSSGLGEGEGGGGLDTEEKGNSTVCDDAGGSGGATGKGVEGEGEEEERWWCCHCFNERLQVYASHFLSSWGDRMWMFAGGIFLLEVTPGSLRLAAIYGAALALTVIVLGAPVGRWVDRTSRLRAAQLSLSVQNLMVCLCAALLVLITSSPDLFRAWDGWALVLGEAGVILTACVAQIGTLGSKLAIEKDWILVICGRDKTQLARMNSVLRTVDLSTEVLAPVIVGAVMTSFGLMVGGIVIAAWNVGSLLVEYGLLHHLFYSNPHLQKSKGEVSNEGRSGEGEENKGTEGDRSSQELPDVGVERQRRREGQGMSRAMERLAVAWSAWRAYMYHPVRNAGLGLALLFMTVLAFDNYSRAFVYDSGVSETVLGLLTAVASLFGIFGSLAFPLLRKKVGLVKTGLVGFCCETLCLILCVASVFAPGSPFDASAIIYGVKNAGKTPMLNATASSVSPSPPPTPPTPQYAFNASSMLGDSRSLVVDFNSTLEKQMEQLESVGGAQEEEEQQDFTFVILFMTGVITSRFGLWLADLTVTQILQEGVEDGQRGAINGVQSSLNQSLDLLRSILLIILPRRETFGFLILLSFLFVSMALLMFATYARTFLINSTKPAATPEGHQLKPV